A genomic stretch from Terriglobus sp. RCC_193 includes:
- a CDS encoding protein kinase, with translation MDAERWERVKQVFDLAVDAPEAQQRSIVEMSCSGDPELIAEVLRLLESDASAGDFLDAAAGDLHAYLQPENRLPRFREGDVLARRFEIRRFINSGGMGEVYEAWDSELNQEVAVKTILPHIAVHADVIEQFKQEVRHTREISHPNICRVHELFLHDEPGEGPTWFLSMELLRGPTLREKIRRDGRLAPELGLLVASQLLSGIEAAHAQGVTHRDFKSGNVILVDAENGLTRAVITDFGLSIRIRPGEAAVDVAGGMGTPGYMAPEQEGQGPVSPLADQYALGVVLYEMMTGSPPQPTTIGVAARSKAAKRGYPARWDGVIRRCMQRNPEDRFEDMAAVRKALLLSSWRKHPRLLAVAAIVLVMAGGAFLLRAVRTPKTEPCQICDVRQLTPDTDESESPSLSRDGKYVAYSSDQAESGNLDIFVQALPSGPLKRITRDASRDGDPSLSSDGSMVAYRSERDGGGIYIASVQNPEGAKLLVPRGRNPAISPDGQRLLYWTGDPDQSNLSGQIYVMPLAGGPPKQIAPDFVDARFPVWNTDGSFVLFGGCLGVGQSAQGCFDWWTIQLAEKVPHATKAFETLRSAKLLPSRLNSAVWTSGNLIFSAVGESHRPGILSLKLDPQTRRATYQTRWLLQENAGSLDPSLSNGGDIAFTRTSGALHIWRITGAAKGQKHELEKITQDADVDGTPFVAEGGRAVVYERGRKRERKILLRDMSTGKEMTLIDSGTPVLSPIIDGTQRRIAYWQIENDGRSAIYTGQLGETMKRVCVNCMEPMGWFQHDRMFFFRDEALGTVNLMDADSGTQKVILQGADRSVGDVSWSSENSLLLFIESRSDRKRMYAVHLNPQTGEADRTWISIPTGAGTPWHPRWSGDGKTIFYVSNTDGFMCIYGLPFDERTKTPGVPFDVAHFHKQRASIDNVLPRAFNMSVAGDTIYLNLGEQSSTIQLGKLINHP, from the coding sequence ATGGATGCTGAGCGGTGGGAACGCGTTAAGCAGGTCTTTGATCTTGCGGTGGACGCTCCTGAAGCACAGCAGCGCTCCATCGTCGAAATGTCGTGCTCGGGAGACCCGGAACTTATAGCCGAAGTGCTGCGTCTGTTGGAATCGGACGCTTCCGCCGGCGATTTCCTTGACGCCGCCGCGGGTGACCTCCATGCCTACCTTCAACCTGAGAATCGTCTCCCACGCTTCCGCGAGGGAGATGTCCTGGCACGGCGGTTTGAGATCAGGCGATTCATCAATTCCGGCGGCATGGGAGAAGTGTATGAGGCCTGGGACAGTGAGTTGAATCAGGAGGTTGCCGTAAAAACCATCCTGCCCCATATCGCGGTCCATGCTGACGTCATCGAGCAGTTCAAGCAGGAGGTGCGGCACACACGCGAAATCTCCCACCCCAATATCTGCCGTGTTCACGAGCTCTTTCTGCATGACGAACCCGGCGAGGGGCCAACCTGGTTCCTGAGTATGGAGTTGCTCCGGGGCCCCACGCTGCGGGAGAAAATCCGCCGGGATGGACGGCTTGCCCCCGAGCTGGGGTTACTGGTTGCATCACAGCTGCTCTCAGGAATTGAAGCTGCGCACGCGCAAGGGGTTACCCACAGGGATTTCAAAAGTGGCAATGTGATTCTGGTCGACGCTGAAAACGGGCTTACCCGTGCGGTGATCACGGACTTCGGCCTATCAATCCGCATCCGGCCGGGAGAAGCCGCAGTGGATGTGGCGGGCGGTATGGGCACACCCGGTTACATGGCGCCAGAACAGGAGGGGCAGGGACCGGTGAGCCCCTTGGCGGATCAATATGCCCTGGGCGTTGTCCTGTACGAGATGATGACCGGTTCGCCTCCGCAGCCGACAACGATCGGAGTAGCTGCCAGAAGTAAAGCTGCGAAGCGAGGTTACCCGGCCCGCTGGGATGGAGTCATTCGACGTTGTATGCAGCGCAATCCGGAGGATCGGTTCGAGGATATGGCTGCGGTGCGGAAGGCACTGCTGTTATCCAGCTGGAGAAAGCACCCGCGCTTACTTGCAGTTGCCGCGATTGTGCTGGTTATGGCCGGAGGTGCATTCCTGCTGCGTGCGGTGCGCACGCCGAAGACGGAACCCTGCCAAATCTGCGATGTGAGGCAACTCACTCCCGACACCGATGAGTCCGAGAGCCCCTCGCTCTCTCGCGATGGGAAGTATGTTGCGTATTCCTCCGATCAGGCGGAGAGCGGTAATCTCGACATCTTCGTCCAGGCGTTGCCGTCGGGTCCACTGAAGCGCATCACGCGCGATGCATCACGGGACGGCGATCCAAGTCTTTCGTCCGACGGCAGCATGGTCGCCTATCGTTCCGAACGTGACGGAGGAGGCATCTACATCGCAAGCGTGCAGAATCCAGAGGGCGCCAAATTGCTGGTACCGCGCGGCAGAAATCCAGCGATCTCTCCGGATGGCCAACGGTTGTTGTATTGGACCGGAGACCCGGATCAGAGCAATCTCTCGGGACAGATTTACGTGATGCCACTTGCCGGTGGACCACCGAAACAGATTGCGCCGGATTTTGTGGATGCGCGGTTTCCTGTGTGGAATACCGATGGAAGTTTCGTGTTATTCGGTGGCTGCCTCGGAGTCGGGCAATCTGCCCAAGGATGTTTCGATTGGTGGACCATTCAACTCGCAGAGAAAGTACCACATGCCACGAAGGCGTTCGAGACTTTGCGCAGTGCCAAACTGTTGCCCAGCAGATTGAACTCCGCGGTCTGGACGTCTGGAAACCTGATTTTTAGCGCCGTTGGCGAGTCCCACAGACCAGGCATTCTGTCTCTGAAGCTTGATCCGCAGACACGGCGAGCTACCTATCAGACGCGGTGGCTGCTTCAAGAGAATGCAGGCAGTCTCGACCCTTCTCTTTCCAATGGAGGAGATATTGCTTTTACGCGCACGTCAGGGGCTCTGCATATCTGGCGGATCACTGGCGCAGCGAAGGGACAGAAGCATGAGCTAGAGAAAATAACGCAGGACGCTGACGTGGACGGTACTCCCTTTGTAGCCGAAGGAGGCCGCGCTGTTGTCTATGAAAGGGGACGAAAAAGAGAGCGGAAAATTCTGCTACGAGATATGAGCACTGGCAAAGAGATGACATTGATTGATTCCGGGACGCCTGTGTTGTCACCGATCATCGATGGCACTCAGAGGAGGATTGCCTACTGGCAAATCGAAAATGACGGCAGGAGCGCAATCTATACAGGACAGCTTGGTGAAACCATGAAGCGAGTCTGCGTGAATTGCATGGAGCCGATGGGATGGTTCCAACACGATAGGATGTTCTTCTTTCGTGATGAGGCACTCGGCACGGTCAATCTCATGGATGCTGACAGCGGCACGCAAAAGGTCATCTTGCAGGGCGCTGATCGATCCGTTGGAGATGTAAGTTGGTCTTCAGAGAACAGTCTTCTTCTGTTTATCGAGTCGCGAAGTGATCGTAAGCGGATGTATGCAGTTCACCTGAACCCACAAACAGGAGAGGCTGACCGCACCTGGATCTCTATTCCGACCGGTGCCGGTACACCGTGGCACCCTCGCTGGTCAGGAGATGGCAAGACGATTTTTTATGTTTCCAATACCGACGGCTTTATGTGTATTTATGGCCTGCCATTCGACGAAAGGACGAAAACACCTGGTGTTCCTTTTGACGTTGCACACTTCCACAAGCAACGAGCCTCTATCGATAATGTCCTGCCTCGCGCTTTTAATATGTCGGTTGCAGGCGACACAATTTATTTGAACCTTGGGGAACAGAGTTCTACAATCCAACTCGGAAAGCTGATAAATCATCCATAA